DNA sequence from the Larus michahellis chromosome Z, bLarMic1.1, whole genome shotgun sequence genome:
CATTTCTCGTTATCGCTGGGGCAACTGCACTTACACAGGAAAATGAACCCAAGTTCAACATCACCTCTGCGCTGAACAAGAATTTGAGTCCAAATCTCACAAATTCCCAGATGACTAAACTACAAAATACCCAGTAATAGAGATTCTCAATCTGTTCTTCAATTTTACTCCATTTTCTTATAAATTAATGAATACTAATTGAAGCATAATCTTATGGATGAACACATAAATGAATTGTGACTATAATGAGGGAATTGTTTACCTTcagccaaataaatattttgaggttttattgcataaaatacatgaaaaaaagaacCCAGCGCTGCACTATAAGCTTTGTGCAAAATGTACTTTCAAGGGGCCACATTCAAGATAAAATATATGAGTGCAAGTATCAACAGGACAGAAGATCTGGCAATAATTTAAAGGCTGATACAGAGGACACCTTGGCCTCTTGGTTGATGTTCTGTTCTGTAATTCTGTATTAGTTCTGGCATCCGCATTTTAAAGTGATGTTGAAAAACTGGACAATACAGAGAGCAAAATGATTGAAGACATGAACTGACAACATACTTCGGTCTTTCAAATAGCCAGATTATGGTGCAGACatctttgaaaagtaaaaaaaacccaactatttagAAGTTTCTTTAATCTAGCAAAAAGAGAGCCAAAAAGACACTCGAAGACATGTTCAGGTCAGTAACACAGCAGTTAAATGAGAATAGCTGTAATGCTCGAAAAGAAGTGGGTGTCTTCAAACCAGGCAGATTTGTCCAAGTCCAACTACTTTACTTAGACATAATTTGCACTTGACATGAAAGCAGCTGGGTGAAGTTATATGGGCGGAGCAGGACAGAGATGAGATTAGGTAAAATAAATGGTTTAGTAATCCCTTCAGACCTAAACCTGGTAAATTGTGTGTCAGGTGTCATTGCCTGTCTTCACACTAGAAACTAGAGCTGCTGTCATCATTTGAAGTCCATGAATAAATACCATTTTCAACATTTACAGTGACCATTTTCAATTTGAAGAAGGCTGTTTTCCAAAATACGCATTAAAATTCATGCAATTTCTCCGCCCAGCTTGCTTGAGGGAATGTTTTGATTCCTGATGAATTTAATAGTCCCAGAGAAAAATTAGGTTGTTTTTGGCCAGACCTAGCAGtaagaaatttcatttcagttcccATGGGAAGAATTTTATGACTGACACGATGACTTGAAGATAAAATTCCAGCGACACTAGACATCAGTCTTTCTTCTAAAAAAGACTGAGTCTGATAATTAAGCTCTGGATTGTGTAGTATTTATTACCGTTAATACAAATGTTTCTCAAACAGTATCTACACTTAGCCACTGAACAGACAGGTAAAAACAACGGAGTATATATATTACTCCAGGCTTTGAAAAAGCCTATCTATACAAGGGAGTATATATACTATCCCACCAACCAACCACCTTTACATAATTGGGCagtaattgaaagaaaaagtacTTATCCTGTGCTCCTGAAAAGCAATTGATCATTCTTTGTAGAGTACAGTGGTAGTCCATAAAACTTGATTTACCtctcctcaaaaaaaataatactgaatggCTGGCAAAAGGTCACAGTAGATCTAAGAGATGCAAGATCCAACCTTGCTGCCTGGCAGATCTTTTAATCCTGAGTTTTATTCCTTCTCTAAGTGCTGCACTAACATCCAGTAAGAAACACCCACTCCAGACCTTTACTAACATAGGAAACATAACTTTACTGTGAGGTGCATCAGCAAATTTGTTACTCCCGCAATCCCTTCCACTGCAGAAGCCACCCCTAACGATGCACTGATTTGTGATGATGCAGGCCCCTTAGGATCATTAAGGCTGTGACACCAAATAGTTAGTCCACTTTCACTTTTGGTGCACATGGCAGCTGTACAGGACCACGTGTGACACAGTGCGCTCCTTCTCCCTGCTCTATGTAGGCAAATGCTGGAGACTTCCCCTTCCCCTACAACGCAGCCTCCTTCCTGAATTAGCCCAGTGTTGGTGTCACACTAGACCCCAACCTTCAAAATCTTTACGGTTCTGCACGACTGGCAGCATAACAATGCAGGAATTGTTTCACAGGGCCCTCTTTGGGGAAGAAGGGTTTATGATGGAAGAAAGGCCTCAAGGGATCTATCAGTCCATCCTGACTGCAAGACACTCGCTACTCTTATCGAGCTGAGGAAGCCTTCATGAAAGTGCTGGCAATCAGGGACAGTCCACAAAGCACTGAAACACCCTTTAATTCTACAAAGTAAACTTCTGAACCTCCCAGCACAGCTGTGCTGCTCCACACATTACAAAGGTAAATTTGGAAGCGCAGTGCTTTTCAAGCTCATCTGCTGGTCATAAAGATGCTCTGCCCTTCAATGGCAAAGCATTTCTTACAGAAGgaaaagccaaaaccaacaaagaCAGCACACCCCAGCTTCTCTGAGGTACATCACTTGCAGATAGACCATTAAAAAACGTTAAGCCTTAAATAACAAGCTTAGAATTTTTTCCAACCAAAAGTTTTATTGACATTCTTGGCAAATTAATCTAAATTTATGATCTTGGTCTCTCCTTCTTGCCCTTGTACAAGGCCAACAGAGAAACGTTGGCTACTTTGACAACCTTGAAGCGAACTCCAGGAATGTCACCAACAGCATGACCCTTGCGACCAAAACCAGCAACCAGAACTTCGTCGTTTTCCTGCAAGGAAAGACCACAGAGTTACAAAGGTATAAACAAGGTTTACAAAAGTATAAACATTAAACCTGTACATTAAACCTTCTGAAACGAGTAACATTAGAAAGTCTAGGGTGTGGCTCAAATTTAAAGAAAGGGTAGAAATACTGAAGgctatatatatgtttatattaaTAACGGACTGTTATCCCCTTCAgtgttttggagaaaggaaaCATAAGCCCAGGTAACATTTAGCTTGCAGGAGCACAGCTGAGAACTGGCTTTGCTAAGGGAGGGGAAAGTACAAGAACATCTCTCACATTTCCCATCTGCCTCTGCCACTACAGCTTTAAGCTACACGTGGTGCAGAATGGCATGAACCCTTGACTAACCATCCCCTACATCCATCAATTATGCATTTCTTTACTGTAACATACAACTTTTTATAGATCACTTCTTGATAATTACCTCAATGAAGTTCAGGCAACCATCGTTGGGaacaaaagctgttatttttttgccGTTTTTAATCAGCTGGACTCTGACGCATTTCCTGATGGCAGAGTTGGGCTGTTTAGCTTCTACTCCACTAAAACAGAAGCACATGGAAATAAATTAGCAAACATCAGTGTGATAAACCAGCAGATATTCATTACACCACCAAACATTATTGTATTGCTTCGTATTAATTGCAACTTTTATTTGCTTGTCAAAACCAAAACCTATTAGTTACCTATTTACAGCTACTGAATACATAAAAGCCCAGTTCCTAAACTgagtaaaaatttaaaattaatcaccTACAGACACATACTAattcagtaaataaaaatcatgggagcaggggagggaagaggagcaatATCTTGGAGCCCTGGCAGTGTCCCAATGAAGCTTataaattacaaaagaaaaaaaaaggccagaataCAAGTAGATGGGCTCTTTGATGCAAGACACACACTGAAAATCCACCACCCTAAATCCTAAACTGAGTTAAGTGGcgtttttattcttttgcttctAAATAACCAGAATTTTTTCAAGTGACACGTGTATGAGAAAAAATACCATTCAGTATTACCACTTAGAAAAATAAACCACGTTTTCAGTCTAGCACGTAGAAGCTCATACAGATGTGGCATGTTACAGGCAGCAAAACGTCTCACATATTTAGAGAATGTAACAGCTTCGCAGTGGTTCTTCCTCGAGGTCTCTCCCGAAGGCCTCGTTCTCCGGGAGGTCTCTCCGGGACACCCAGagccccccgccgcgcccggcacacGGGGTGTGCTCTCCTCATGGTCCCCCCCCCCACGAGCTCTACCCACACTTTCTCCAGGACGATCCCCTTGGCGTGGGAGGCGCCGCCGAAGGGGTTGGCCTTCAGCGCCGTGCCCAGGTGGGCCTTCTTGTACTGCTTGTCGTGCCACTTCTGGTCACGGCGGTGGCTGCGGAGCTTGCGGGCGGTGCGGAGCCCTCGGCACTTCCCTGCGGAACAAAGGCGGTGAGGGATGAGGGGGCGGAGAGGGATGTGGGGGCCGCTCACCCCCACTCCGGGCCCGTGAGGCCCGGCCGCTCCCGAGGCCCAGCGGCCGTGTGGAGTGTAATGGCGGCGGCCGCGCTACCGCCCAACCCAGCGGCGAGGCCGCGAGGCTTCAGAGCCGGCGGCAAGCTGGCGGGGCAGCGAGAGGAGAGCGCTATGGACCCTCCCGCGGTATCCCCACCGCCTCAGCCCCTGCCCGTCCCGGCCCGCCCGTCCCCCGCCCGGCGCTCACCCATCCTTCCCCGCCGGCTGCCGAGCGCGAAAGAAGGAGGCCcacccccgccgcgccgcctAGGTGCGCCCGCGAGGACCCCGCCGCGGGCTGCCCGCGCCGCGCCTGACTGAAAATACCGTCCGGCAGCGGgtggggcggcccggcccggcccccccgggagGGAGGGCGGTACAGCGGTTCCCTCAGGGGGTGGTGGCACCTCAGTGCTGTGTGCAGCtcgtttttaacttttttaattcGTTTTTTTCTGGGAGTTGCCGACCTCGTAGggaggggggagggcggggggtgcGGTGCGGCGGctggccgcccgcccgcccgagGTGTGGCAGCAGAAGGGCGGTGTAGCTTCTCTGAGGAAAGTCGGGGTGAAGGGCGCTGAGGGCCGGGCTGGTTTCGCCAAATGGTGCCTGTGCGGCCCTCCCCCGTAGCATCACGGAGGCTTGCAGTACTTCCCACGTGGAATGGGCTacggagatgatcagagggctggagcacctctcctatgaaaagaGAGcgagggttgttcagcctggagaagagaaggctccggggagaccttacagcagccttccagtacctaaagggggctacaggaaagctggggagggtctcttgatcagggagtgtagcaataggaaaagggttttaaactgaaagaggggaaatgagatactaggaagaaattctccacggtgagggtggtgagactctggcccaggttgcccagagaagctgtggctgtcccatccctggaggtgttcaaggccaggctggatggggctttgagcagcctggtctagtgagaggtgtccctgcccatggcaggggggttggaactagatggtctttaagaaCCCTTCCAGCCCACACCATCCCCCGGTTCTATGATTTCCCATGGTTAGGAGGAATGGAGGAAGACTCCAGTGCTTGGAAAAGGTGTGGAGCAGTCTTAAAAGCAAGGAGGGCATGGTGGCATTGTCCCCGTTGTGCATGGAGTGGCCTTGGCTGCAGGTCACGAGGCCCCTTCCTTCAGCAGTGTTCTTggagctcaccaagccccttgGTTCTTCTTCGTACTCATCAGACTCCTGCTCACAACGAGAGCAAAAGCAGAAATCTCACGTATGGTGTATTTACGGTGAGCGAGGGAGATACCAAGGAGCTCTGATGGTAGCTGAGCCAGGGTTTCTTATTTCCAACTTGTGGTTAAGTAACTAGTGGATCTATACCAGAGTAAAATCCTGTAAAAGAAACAAGCTGAAATTCTGAAAGCTACTGTTAGTCCATACTGCCGAACTCTAGCAATCTGCAGATGCCGACTGAACAGGCACTGCAGCCTCATTCAAGCAGTTAGCCCACTCCCTGAAAGAAAAAGTCGTGAACGTTCTCTTGCCTTTTTGGGATTGCTGTGAAGGAGCAATAATTAGATATAAATGTATCTTTATTAAAACAAGCTGTGTTTACAGGTTAAGCAGAAAATACATACTTTGTTCGTGCAGGGGTGTTTTTACGCTCAATCTGGATAGAATAATTAATCAAAGcccattaaataaataataaaatacccATCAAAAATAACAAACATAACCCAGAAAACCCAGCAATATTTTCAGCAGCAAACATTATTATGAAAAGCAACTCTTTAGAAGATGCAAATCCAATGTGGAGAATGCAATTGCTATTTGGTAATTTTAAGAATTGGGAAGTTAACCTTGTAAAAATGCTACAGCTTCGCTTTACAATCTTAATACTAGGAATACTAAAAGCTGACTAGGAAGGAAATTgatcaataaataaaatgaatataGTGAAACAAACTATGGCATTTGGTTCATAAATATTCACTAACATGTTAAGATCTAGGAAAGATGATTGAGATGATGCTACTCTAGGgtttgctatttctttttaaactttagCAGGACTTTGGGTCACTTCCGTTAGGACAGATTTGCTTCATTTCACCATGTTCTTCAAACTTAGTATTGTTTGTTTGATCCAAAAGCGAAGAGAAGTGCTCAGGTTTAGGTCGTGTCATCTGTTGCAAAAATGTTCACTCAGATATGTCACCCAGTGTTTATAACACACAGAGGATATATTTGTATACAGAAACCATTTATTAGGGCACAGAGAGGCATACaaaaatcataaaattaaaatgtttattagTGCTTGTGGTGGTGCAGATCCCCTTGGGCCATGTTGTGATGTCAGGACCAGCCAACATTGTGTTCTTGTATTGATGCAGGTGCAGTGGGCTGGGACGATCTGGCACTTTCTTTTCTTGGTTGCAAGTGCAGTGAGTTGGGACAATCGGGTACTTTCTTGTCCTGGTTACAAGTACAGTGAGTTAGTATGATTAGGCACTCCCTAACCATACCTGAAACTCGTGCTGCCTGGATCATAGCCTGCTCTGGAAGATACTGGAATTACTTGACAAGAACTGTgaccaaaatggaaaaatactgaccAAAGTCAATCATCTTGTGATCCTATAAATAGTGATCCTACAAATAGTGCGGGATCGCAGCAGGCTGTGACCCAGTATCTCCCCCTGAGTTGGGACACCACTCAGGGTAGATTTCACAAGGATTTCAAAGATTAGATTTTGCAGGGATTTTGAAGAGTAAATTTCATAAGGATTTCAGAGCTCGCCTGCTGACAAGTGCCAACACAGGAAAGGAGTGAGTAATTCACTACTGTTGTATTTCTCAAGGTTCTGAAGATTGTTTGGAACCAATAATTTACTACTTTttggagaaagagaaacaattaTATAGGTTAATCTCTGTATCTGTTTGTATGTATGTGCGTCTGCGATTTGATTTAGGAAACACTGTTTAAGTCTTGCATTTGTATGTGTGTTATTTGATTTAGGAAATTATTGTAAGTCTCATGTGAACCTTGCCATTTTTGAATCTTTAACTAAGTTGCTGTGTTGGTTATAgcaaatttttttaaatcactctgATAATTGGCTGATGATTAAGATTGTTAAAAATGATACAGCCCGTgttaataaatcttaaattgtTGCTACCTCAGAGTTGTGAAGGATCCTAAAACTGGCATTCATGACAGTACTCTGGCTTGCACGAACAGAACTTATGATCTTGGTCTTCTCTTCTTGTCCTTGTACAAGCCCAACAGAGAAACACTGGCTACTTTTGACAACCTTGAAGTCCATGAATGTCACCAACAGGGTgacccttccaaccaaaaccagcaACCAGAACTTTTATCGTTTTCCCAGAATTTAACAGTAACCAGATTGTTAAAAACAACTGTATGATTTGATTGAAATAACCAATAAGAATAAAGTCAAGACTTGCTTTGGTAAATTTACATGCGTATGTACAGTGGAATAGCTGTACCCTGAGTCTGTTGAAATAGCCTCAACTTGGAAAATTAGAGCTTGACGATTTCATAGTCCGTGTTTACTAACCATCAGAACACAGTAGTTCTACACTCCCCAG
Encoded proteins:
- the RPS23 gene encoding small ribosomal subunit protein uS12, with amino-acid sequence MGKCRGLRTARKLRSHRRDQKWHDKQYKKAHLGTALKANPFGGASHAKGIVLEKVGVEAKQPNSAIRKCVRVQLIKNGKKITAFVPNDGCLNFIEENDEVLVAGFGRKGHAVGDIPGVRFKVVKVANVSLLALYKGKKERPRS